The Yersinia entomophaga nucleotide sequence CAGACTCCAACGCACCCAACACAATCATGCGTTGATCCAACGGGTTAACCGGACGTTTCTCTCCTTTCAGGCGTTTAGTGGACGCATCACTGTTAACCGCGACAATCAAACGATCGCCCAGTTTACGGGCGTTAGCCAGATAAGAGACATGACCTGCGTGCAGGATGTCAAAAATTCCGTTGGTCATGACGATTTTTTCACCGCGCTGACGCGCCTGAGCCACCGCAGTTTTAAGCTGTTCTTCGGTCATCACGCCAAAACCAGTACTGGCACGGCCACGGATGGCGTTTTCCAGTTCGATCGGAGAAACCGTTGAAGTACCCAGCTTGCCCACCACGACACCTGCGGCGGCGTTCGCCAGGAAGCAAGATTCTTCCAGCGTTTTACCCGCGGCCAATGCCGAAGCCAATACGCCAATCACAGTGTCACCCGCGCCGGTTACATCGAACACTTCCTGCGCCTGAGTTGGTAAGTGCAGCGGCGGCTGCCCCAGTTGCAACAAGGTCATTCCCTGCTCGGAGCGCGTCACCAGCAGCGCTGACAGCTCGAAATCAGCAACCAGTTTCATACCGCGACTCACTAACTCATCTTCGGTTTTACAATGCCCTACTACCGCCTCAAATTCAGACAGATTAGGCGTCAGCAGGGTTGCACCGCGATAGCGTTCAAAATCACTGCCTTTCGGATCGATAAGCACTGGTACCTTAGCCGCACGCGCCAATTTTATCATCTGCTGAACGCTAACCAGAGCGCCTTTGGCGTAGTCAGAAAGCACCAATGCGCCAATATGAGGCAATGCCTGCTGGATACGATCAAACATAGGCTGAGGATCGACACCGTCAAATCCTTCTTCAAAATCAAGGCGGATCAACTGTTGGTTACGGGAAAGCACCCGCAGCTTGGTAATGGTAGGATGCGTTGGCAGAGACACAAAATCACAGCGCACGTTGACTTCATTCAGCTTGCTGGTCAACGCCCGCGCCGCATCATCAATGCCGGTTAAGCCAACCAACTGTGACGCGGCACCCAGGGAGGCGATATTCATAGCAACGTTAGCTGCACCACCCGGACGCTCTTCGATAGTGTCCACTTTCACCACTGGCACCGGTGCTTCCGGCGATATCCGACTGGTCGGCCCATACCAATAACGGTCCAACATCACGTCGCCAACCACCAGTACACCAGCGCGGCGAAAATCGGGCAGTGTAACTTTCATCCCATAGCTCCAAAACAGATCATTATATTGTGGCGGATAATATCACAGGCTTTCGTTTACCAATAAAATCGGTTTTGCCTTATTACCTCAGGTAGATGAATTTCAGTACAGGCAAAGGGATTTGAATAGCGGTTTTTTCCCCTTTTGCGCAGTGCATGGCAAAAAACCGGTGTCAGAGGCAACATGCCGCAATGAAAAGGGCTATCCACTTCCCATCCACTGCCAATTTCAATTTACAGGTCAGAAAAAGGGGCGATATTCGCCCTACAGACTATTTCCAATAGATAATTAATAAAAATGATAAGAAAAGTGAAATAGTTATCCCAGCCAATGTTGCCAGCTAGCGGCCACCTGCTCTCTCTCGGCAATAAAGCAATCGGCGGCAACTTTGCTGGATAGCTCCTGTAAAGCCAGATGGTGAATCTCATCCCGCATGGTGACGTAGGCTTGGGTCAACGCCACCGCTTCCTGCTGTTCCATAATGCCGTAATTGGCCATCAGCTCGAAAATACGCACGTTATCAGACCAACGGGTTAAACGCGGCTCACCGGCGGCGTAGCGCAATACCAGATACTGGGCGATAAACTCGATATCGGTAATACCTCCCGCATCGGCTTTAATATCAAAGGTATCCCGCTGTTTACTGCCTAAGTGATTGCGCATTTTCTCACGCATTTCGCGCACTTCCTGCTGCAATGTCAGATCGTTACGCGGTTGACACAAAATACGCTGGCGAATGGCCACAAATTCCTGCTGCAGGCTTTCATCGCCATACACCATGCGTGCCCGCACCAGCGCCTGATGTTCCCAGGTCCAAGCTTCGCTTTGCTGATATTCTGCAAAGGCTTCAATGGTGCTCACCAGCATCCCTGACTCACCGGAAGGGCGTAAGCGTGCATCCACTTCATATAAAATACCCGATGAAGTGCGGGTGCTAAACAGATGCATCACGCGCTGCGCCAGACGCAGATAGAACTGGCGGCCATCGATACTGCGCTCGCCGTCCGTCATCACATCTAACGGACAGTCCAGCAGGAAAACCAAGTCTAGATCAGAGCTATATCCCAGTTCCCATCCGCCCAGTTTGCCATAACCAATGACGGCAAAACCGCGCCCTTCCCGATTTTGTAAATGAGTTGGCTGGCCGTAGCGTTTGACCATTTGATTCCAGGCTTGTTGAATCACCGCGTCAATAATGGCTTCGGCAAGATAGGTTAAGTGATCGCTCACTTTCATTACCGGCAGCGCTTCAGTGATATCGCCGGCAGCAATTCGTAGCTGCTGCGCCTGTTTAAACTGACGCAACGCTTCCAGTTGTTGCTCCTCGTCATCCTCCGGCACCCGCAGTAAATACTGACGCAATTCATCACGATAAGCGCCAGGAGCAAGGGGTTGATACAGCGAATGAGGATCGAGTAATTCATCCAATAAAAGCGGGTAACGCGCAAGCTGGCTGGCCACCATCGGTGAAGCGGCGCACAGCTTAATAACGTGAGTCAGCGCTGCATGGTATTCCAGCAGCAGCTCCAGATAGGTGGTACGGGTCACAATGCTCAACAGCAGTTGAATCAGGCGGCTTAGAGCGATATCCGCATCGCGACGCGGACAAACCTCCGCCAGCAAACGCGGCATCAGTTGATCCAGCTTATCCCGACCGCGCGGCCCAATGGTGCGTTTATCCACGTCATGACGGAAAGAAGCGAGCGTGCTAAGGAAGTGTCTGCGCGCATGTTCATCTAAATGCGGAGTCAAGGGCGCCAAATCACCTTCATCCAACGCATCCTGCCACAGACTGTTATACGAAACATAGCAGGCATCTTCGCCAACATCAGGGGTATCATCGCCAATTAGATCGTCAAATACCAAACGAACGGACTGCATGTGATTGTCCAGCGCATCCGTCAGCTCCGCCCAATTCCGTTTCCCCATTCCCCACGCCAGACGCGCTTGATTCAGCCCATCACTCGGCAAAGTTTGGGTTTGTTCATCACCAATCGCCTGTAAAAGATTCTCTAAACGGCGTAAAAACAGGTAGCTGGTGCAGAGATAGTCAACCTGCCGCTGAGTGAGTAATCCCAGCTCTGATACCGCCTGTAGCGTGGGCAGCAACGCTCGTTCCTGCAAACGCGGCTCGCGGCCACCGCGAATCAATTGGAATACCTGCGTAATAAATTCGATTTCCCGAATTCCACCTGCGCCCAGTTTTATATTGTCTTTTAGGCCGCGGCGTCGTACTTCGCGGGCGATCATGCCTTTCATATTACGCAGCGATTGAATCACGCTAAAATCTATATAGCGACGGAATACGAAAGGCCGCAGAGTTCGACGCAGTTCCTGGCTATAATAATCCTCCGCACCGCCCATCAGCCGCGCCTTCACCATCGCATAACGTTCCCAATCGCGACCTTGTTCCTGATAATAGTCTTCCAGCGCGGCGAAGCTCAGCACCAGCGGGCCGCTATCGCCAAAGGGACGCAGCCGCATATCGACCCGATAGACAAAACCATCAATAGTTTGCTGATCCAACGCCTTTATCAGCCGCTGCCCTAAACGAGTAAAGAACTGCGCGTTATCCAGCTCCCGGCGGCCACCTTGGGTATGGCCATTTTCCGGATAAGAGAAAATCAGATCGATATCAGAGGAAAAGTTCAGTTCTCCGCCGCCTAGCTTTCCCATCCCTAAAATCAGCAAAGGTTGTGGAACTCCCTCGCTATTACAAGGCGTTCCCCATTCTTTGCAGCAGGTTTGATACAGCCAATCGCGGCTGGCAATAATAATGCTTTCCGCCAGCCCGCTCAGCTGTTGCAAGGTTTCTTCCGTGGTACTGGTCTGCAACGCCTGCGACCACGCAATACGCACCATCATTCGCCGCCTGAATAAGCGCAGTGCCTTCATCAGCGCGGCTTCATCCTGCACTTCGCTCAGCACCTGGCCCAGCCAATCCGGGTATCGTGGCCACTCATCCGCCTGCGGCGGCTGCTGGTGTAGCTCATCCAACCATTCGGGATGAATCAACAACATATCACTGACAAAATCACTTAGCGTCAGCACTGCAACGTCTTCTTCTGTTAACGTCCGGCTTATCGGAAGCTCATGAAAACGCTGTACAATACTTTGCGCTTGCACCTGTAATTCTGAGGAGAGTGGCAACATTTCGAATCCCTATACAAAACAGCCTGCAAAAAGCAGGCTGTTAATCAGTTAACGCGCAGCTCCGTTGAGCCAGAAAGCGGGCTGAGCCAACGCCTCTTTACGGGCGGTATCACGCCAGTGTCCCTGACGTTCAACAATAGCCTGTTGCAGACCAAACCATCCATCAATGTATGGATGCCATTCGCTCTGCGGATAGAAACCGGATAATAGCTGGAAAGAAAGAATCTGACGATTCAAGCGAGGCAACTGCGCCAGATAGCCATCGTCATCCATATGATGTGTAAAGGCTTCTTTCAAATCTGCAGCGCTGCGACTCAGCATAATATCAGCAAAACGCTTAAAGGAACCCTGTAGCTTTGACTGCCCTTTAGCATCGAGGAACGGACGCCAGCCAGCGTTAACCAGCCAAGATGTGAGCGCCAACTTACATTTAAGATAAGCGGCGCTGTAGCACAATTGTTCCGCCTCGGCATTTTTCGCCGCCAGTAAAGGTTCCAGCTCGGTCAAGAGTGCCCGCAGCTCAGTGCTGGCTTTACGTGGCACCAAACCACCAAATACCGTCATGATCTGACGAATCATCGCTAACGCTTCGATTATCATGGCTTTTGCTGATTCATCGCCACGCAGCCACAGTTCTTCATGGTATTGCCAGTGATCCAAGGCCATTTCCAGACCCGCAGACATTCCCTGCTCAACGGTAGACTTAGGCGCAGGCTGCACCACCAACAACGGACGAACTTCCCGCGCCGGATTGCCTTTTGCCAAATGGTAGCCGCGCGCAGCTTTACTCAGGCTCCCCTGACGCAGACCGCCGTTTTGCGCCAGTTCTGCCGCCAACGCCAGAAGATCCGCCTGATTCCCCTGCTTTAGCTCCAGCTCCACTTCGTGCAAAGCTTCGCTGAGATCGTTGGCTGTAACATTGCCCAGATCCAAAGCCAGTTCAATCAGGCTTTGCTGGTAAGTAACTACCCACTTTTCACGCACAAAGTCGGTCTGGAATAGTGGTTTCAGTTCAGCCTGAAGTGCGGTGACATCCCAGCCTTCCGGCCAGATTTCCACAGGAAATTGCGCCAAATCCAACTCTGGTTTATCAATAGTGACATTATATTCTGGGCGCTGATGCAAACCGCCGACCACCTTGCCACCGGTTTTTATCGTCATTTCAAATTGCCCATCACAGCCGCGAATACGTAAGCCCATATCATGCTCGCGCAGGCGACCGTCTTCGGTTTCAAAGTAGATATTGGTCAGCGTTTGTGGCGCGAAATGTTCATGTGGCCAGGACGCAATCTGGCCCGGCAAGGCAGCAATGGCTGCTGGAGTAGCGATAAATTTTAATTCTATTTCAACGGTCATAATTTCATTCACACCGATATTTGCGAGATTATGGGCATTATGCGCCATTCGCGATAATTTGCCTGTTTTACACCGCTTTTTCTGTACGAAAAGTCTCGTGCAGCAGGCGAGTCAAACCCTATTTTAACCTGATTTGCCGAGTCTGCCCTACTAGCTTGATCAGACTAATTTTAGTTTCTGAAAAACCGGCGAAAATCGCGCTAAACCCGCACTGGCATTGAGAGTAAGATAGTTCTCATTCCGGTTTATGCGTTGCGTCGGCAAACTGAACCCTCTACTATCGTTCCATAAATTCACTCATAAACGATGATCTAATGCAGAAATTACGCCTAATTTGTCTCGCAGTGCTAAGTCTAAGCATCAGTTGGGGCGCGCACGCTGAAGAAAAACGCTACATCTCCGATGAGCTAATCACCTACGTCCATAGCGGCCCCGGTAACCAATACCGCATTCTCGGCACGCTAAATGCCGGCGATGAAGTCACCCTGATCAGCGTTAACGAAGCGGCAGATTATGGCCAAATTCGCGACAGTAAAGGGCGTACCACTTGGATCCCAATGGATCAATTGAGTCAGTCGCCAAGTATGCGAGTGCGTTTACCTGATTTGGAACAACAGGTTAAAACCCTGACGGACAAACTGGCTAATATTGATAATAGCTGGAATCAGCGTACCGCTGAAATGCAGCAGAAAGTTGCGGCCAGCGACGGCGTGATTAACGCGCTGAAACAAGAAAATGCAGCGCTGAAAAACCAATTGGTTGTCGCGCAGAAGAAAGTGAACGCCGTCAACCTACAGTTGGATGACAAGCAGCGCACCATTATTCTGCAATGGTTTATGTACGGTGGCGGCGTTGCCGGTATCGGTCTGCTGCTGGGTCTGGTATTGCCGCACCTTATCCCAAGCCGTAAGAAAAATAACCGCTGGATGAATTAATCGCGGAAACTGTAGATTGAATCCTATCGGCTGCCATCAGGCGGCCGATTTTATTTGCTCGCCCCACCTCGCTATACTCTGGTCAGGCCTTAAGCCTCTTATTTCAGAATCATCGATACAATCGGTATCAGGAGAATAACAGTGAATATCTACCTGGTCGGCGGTGCCGTACGCGACAATTTATTAAATCTGCCGGTCACCGAGCGGGATTGGGTAGTGGTCGGTGCCACTCCTGAGCAGTTGCTTTCTCTAGGTTATCAGCAGGTCGGCAAGGATTTCCCGGTATTCCTTCATCCGGTCAGCCGTGAAGAATATGCTTTGGCACGTACCGAGCGAAAATCCGGTCAGGGTTACACCGGCTTTACCTGCTATGCCGCACCGGACGTCACGCTGGAAGAAGATTTACTCCGTCGGGATCTGACCATCAACGCCATTGCCCGTAGCGCGGAAGGCGAACTTTTTGATCCTTATCATGGCCAAAAGGATCTGGAAAACCGCATTTTGCGCCATGTTTCTGACGCCTTTGGCGAAGATCCACTACGCGTACTGCGAGTCGCCCGCTTTGCCGCTCGCTTTGCTCATCTGGGCTTTTCTATCGCGCCAGAGACTCAGATATTAATGCGCCAAATGGCCGACAGCGGCGAGCTTTCGGCGCTCACGCCAGAGCGCGTATGGAAAGAAACAGAAAAAGCCTTAATCAGCCAGAGTCCACAAACCTATTTTCAGGTTTTACGCGACTGCGGCGCGCTGGCTGTGCTGTTCCCGGAAATTGACGCGCTGTTTGGCGTGCCTGCTCCGGAGAAATGGCATCCAGAGATTGATACCGGTATCCATACTTTGATGACGCTGGCCATTGCCGCACAGCTTAGTCCAGACATTGATATTCGCTTCGCCGCACTGTGCCACGATTTAGGCAAGGGACTGACGCCCAAAGAATTCTGGCCGCGTCACCACGGCCATGGCCCCGCAGGTGTCAAACGGGTAGAGAAAATGTGCCAACGCCTGCGAGTACCCAATCCTATTCGGGATTTGGCAAAACTAGTGGCGGAATATCACGATTTGATTCATACCGTCGATAAATTGCGCCCGGAAACCCTACTCAAGTTGTTTGACGCCATTGACGTCTGGCGCAAACCGGAACGTTTAGAGCAAATGATTATGACCAGCGAAGCCGATGCCCGTGGGCGCACCGGTTTTGAAAATAATCCTTATCCGCAGGGCGATTATCTGCGCGCGGCCTATCAGGTTGCTAATGGCGTGTCGATCAAGGAAGTGGTTGCCAGCGGCCTGCAAGGTCTGGCGATTAGGGATGAAGTCAAACGTCGCCGCCAGCAAGCGTTGGCAGACTGGAAACTGACTCTCTGCGAAACTAACCAGAACAGCGAATTTCAATAAACAGGTGTAAAAAAGCCCTGTTAAATCAGGGCTTTTTTTGGCATTTATTAACTTAAAAAGTTTACATAAATACCCAATACACTGCCGCGGCCACTACAAAACGGTAAATAGCGAAAGGCACAAACGAGATTCGCTTAATCAATGACAGGAAGGTTTTGATAGCAATCAGCGCCACCACGAATGCCGTAGCAAAACCAACGGCAAACATCGGTAAATCGCCCAAAGTCAGGAAGTGCAGGCTCTTATACAAATCCAATCCGCTGGCACCCAACATCATAGGTACGGCCAGAATAAACGAAAATTCAGATGCTGCATAACGGCTCACGCCGGTCAGCATACCGCCAGAAATGGTCGCCCCAGAGCGGGAGAAGCCCGGCCACAGAGCTAAACACTGGAAGCAGCCAATCATAAATGCCTGACGATACGTAATATCGTCCAACCCAACCGCTTTAGGGTTTTTAGGTTTCAGCCATTCCGCCGCCAGCAGCAGCAGGCCGCCGACCACCAAGGCGTACATCACACTTTGAGGCTGAAACAATGACTTTATCGCATCGTGGAATACCAGACCCAAGACGACCGCCGGAATCATGGCCAATAATATGTGCCCGAGCGTTAAATGACCGCCGGTCTGGCCATCGTTAGCCACTTTCTTACCGCCAAAGTGGATACCGATCAGGCCGAACAACCTGCGCCAGAACACCACGACCACGGCCAGAATCGAGCCTAACTGGATGATAACTTCGAAAGTTTCAGCTTTCTCACCGGTAAAGCCCAAGAGATGGCCCACGATGATCATATGTCCGGTTGATGATACTGGTAGAAACTCGGTTAAACCTTCGACCACGCCCAGAATAAATGCCACAAACAGCGAATACATATCCGTCATCTACGCTACCCATACCCAATAAGAGAAAACCACAAAAAAACGGCAATGTTATAGAAAAACACTGCCGTTTAAATTCTATTAAATTGAAAACATCAACCGCCGTAATATGACCAGCTTATCAATGGATGGTTTCATTTTTATGGCACTTTGTCGCCAGAAAAATCAGCAGGTTCGCTCACCGCGTTCAATTATTACGCCGACGTTGCGAGCTTCCGCTACTGCGCCAGGTTTGCTGACCTTGATTCTCACCCAGGGAGAAGCAAAACGCTGCAATAATATTTCGGCAACTTCTTCTGCCACTCGCTCAACCAATGCAAAACGCTGGCCTTCGACGTGTTTCAAGATGGCATCGCTGATATCAGCATAGCTTAAACAATCGCTGACATCGTCACTGGCGGCCGCTTTGCGGTTATTCCATCCCATTTCGATATCGAACACTAACTTCTGTTTAATAGTCTGTTCCCAGTCATAAACACCGATGGTGGTAATCACGCTGAGTTCTTCAATAAATACGATGTCCATCACGTCATTCTCTGTTTTTGTGCCTACCGGATATCACTTCCAGCCGAATATGCGTATTATCCACTGATGTTGCGATTAAAACGACCATTATTAAACGGGGCGGCGTTATGAGTGCTATCGCGCTTGGTATGATTCTCTTCGCGTATTTGTGTGGCTCAATTTCCAGCGCGATTCTGGTGTGTCGAATCGCTAAATTACCCGATCCGCGTGAAAACGGTTCAGGGAATCCCGGAGCGACCAACGTATTACGCATCGGCGGCCGCACGGCAGCGGCGGCAGTATTAGTGTTTGATGTGATAAAAGGTATGCTGCCGGTATGGATCGCTTATCTTCTGCATGTTTCCCCTCTTTACCTTGGCATTACCGCTATCGCCGCCTGTCTGGGCCATATCTATCCGGTATTCTTTAATTTTCGCGGTGGCAAGGGCGTAGCGACGGCTTTTGGTGCTATCGCACCTATCGGCTGGGATCTCACGGGTTTAATGACAGGAACCTGGCTGCTAACAGTACTGTTGAGCGGTTACTCCTCATTAGGTGCGATTGTCAGCGCCCTGATAGCCCCGTTTTATGTCTGGTGGTTTAAACCACAGTTTACCTTCCCGGTCGCTATGCTTTCCTGCCTGATTCTGATGCGTCACCACGATAATATTCAGCGTTTATGGCGCGGTCAGGAAAGTAAAATTTGGGACAAGTTGAAGAAGAAAAGACAGAAAACCGCTGCCGAAGAAGCAGAAGAACAGGAGTTGGAAGACTGATTTAGCGCTCGTCCGCTCCCGTAACTCAGTTCTGATGACAGAGCGAGAGCGAGGCAAGCGCTGAGGATTAAAAAAGCGGAGTGAGTGGGCTAAAATCCATGAACATTTTGAATGACTGCGGCAACGCAGCCGCAGCCCTGCCTAGACTTTCGGAAGTTCAGCCAACGGCCAACGTGGCCTAACCGACACCGTCAACTCGCTATTCACACCAGTTTTCAGCCTAATCATGCCCGCATAAGCGATCATCGCGCCATTATCTGTGCAAAATTCAGGACGAGCGTAGAACACTTCGCCGCCGCGTTTTTGCATCATTTCGGCTAATTTACGACGCAATGTGGTGTTGGCGCTCACCCCACCGGCGATAACTAAACGTTTGAAGCCGGTTTGATCCAGCGCCCGTCTACATTTGATTGCTAATGTATCCACGACCGCATCTTCAAAGGCGCGAGCAATATCGGCGCGAGTCTGATCGTCATTACCGTTGGCGCGAATGGTATTGGCGGCAAAGGTTTTCAGGCCGGAAAAGCTAAAATCTAGCCCCGGACGGTCAGTCATTGGCCGAGGGAACGTGAAGCGGGAAGCATCCCCTTGTTGAGCCATACGTGACAGCATCGGCCCGCCGGGATAATCCAGACCTAACAGCTTTGCGGTTTTATCGAAAGCTTCACCAGCCGCATCATCAACGGATTCACCAAGCAGTTGGTATTCGCCAATGCCGGTCACGCTGATTAATTGCGTATGACCGCCGGAAACCAGCAAAGCGACAAACGGAAACTCTGGCGCGTTTTCTTCCAGCATAGGCGCCAACAGGTGGCCTTCCATATGATGAACCGGCACCGCAGGCACATTCCAGGCAAAAGCCAACGCGCGGCCAATGGTGGCACCAACCAGCAAAGCACCGACCAAACCCGGCCCGGCGGTATAGGCTACGCCGTCGATATCTTCCGGTTTCAGATTGGCTTCTTTTAAAGCAGCCTGAATCAGCGGTACGGTTTTTCGCACGTGATCGCGCGAGGCCAGTTCAGGAACTACGCCGCCGTAATCTGCGTGTAATTTGACCTGACTGTATAATTGGTTGGCTAACAGACCGGTTTCATCGTCATAAACTGCAATTCCGGTTTCATCGCAGGATGTTTCTATACCCAAGACTCGCATTACATTTCCCATCATTCACGTGCGGCGGACAGTTTACCACAACCGTGAGGACAGTCATGGTTTCTGCTATTGACTGTTTATTTAGTTTTTCAGAAAACATCATTTCCCTATGCAATGGCCTGATTTCTCTGCGGAAGGTCGCCAGAATGTTGTTGAGTCTCACTATAATTGAAAAAATTGTTGATTCGTTCGACCCGAACCGCTGTTTAGTATATAATCAGCGCCCGCCGCACTTCTGATAATAAAACAGTGGTCGGTCATACAGGGGCGTGCCTGTTTCAATTTGCTGTGGTGCTTTACAACGCAGCATCCATTGAAGTAAAATTCCGCACCATTTTGAGAAGGCTGGCACTTGGCCAGCAGAAACCGATTTCTATTGAGGTGAGAGGCACATGCCGGTAATTAAAGTACGTGAAAACGAGCCATTCGACGTAGCTCTTCGTCGTTTCAAACGTTCCTGCGAAAAAGCAGGTGTTTTAGCTGAAGTTCGTCGTCGTGAGTTCTATGAAAAACCGACTACCGAACGTAAACGCGCTAAAGCTTCTGCTGTAAAACGTCACGCGAAGAAATTGGCTCGCGAAAACGCACGCCGCACTCGTCTGTATTAATTCTTCGGGGGCAACCCCGCAGCGTGATTTGTTAGTTTCTAAGAACGCGCAGACCGAGTAGTTGCAACGAAGGCCGTGCTTTCCGAAAGGAATGCGCGGCTTATTCTCGTTTATGGACTAGCGAATAGGGGCTTATGGCTGGACGAATTCCGCGGGTATTTATCAATGACTTGCTGGCTAGAACCGACATCGTCGATCTTATCGATGCCCGGGTAAAGCTGAAGAAGCAAGGCAAAAATTATCACGCGTGTTGTCCGTTCCATCATGAGAAAACACCCTCATTCACCGTTAATGGCGAAAAGCAGTTTTATCACTGTTTTGGCTGTGGTGCCCACGGCAACGCGGTAGATTTTTTGATGAATTACGATCGACTGGAGTTTGTCGAAAGTATCGAAGAATTAGCTACCATGCACGGGCTGGAAGTGCCTTACGAGGCAGGAACCGGCAGCACGCAGATCGAACGTCATCAACGACAAAGTCTTTATCAATTGATGGATCAGCTTAGCGCTTTCTATCAGCAGTCACTCAATAGCCCATCAGCTAAACAGGCACGTGGTTATCTCGAACACCGCGGTTTGAGTGAAGATATTATCCACCATTTCGCCATTGGTTTTGCTCCCGCAGGTTGGGACAATGCCTTAAAACGCTTTGGTCGTGATGCCGAAAGTCGTACCGCACTGAACGATGCCGGTATGCTGGTGACTAATGATACAGGGCGAACTTACGACCGTTTCCGTGAACGCGTTATGTTCCCAATTCGCGATAAGCGCGGGCGAGTAATCGCTTTTGGTGGTCGTATTCTGGGGGACGGTGTTCCCAAATACCTCAACTCACCGGAAACAGAAATTTTTCATAAGGGTCGCCAGTTATACGGCTTGTATGAAGCACAGGTTATTCATCCCAATCCAACGCGTTTACTCGTGGTGGAGGGGTATATGGATGTGGTGGCGTTAGCGCAATTTGGCATTGATTATGCCGTTGCCTCACTTGGAACCTCAACGACGGCTGAACATATTCAGCTGCTGTTCCGCGCCACCGATCAGGTTATTTGCTGTTATGACGGCGACCGGGCTGGCCGAGATGCCGCCTGGCGGGCATTGGAAACCGCTCTGCCCTATTTGAACGATGGCCGTCAGCTACGTTTTATGTTTTTACCTGACGGAGAAGATCCCGATACGCTGGTGCGTAAAGAAGGTAAAGAGGCGTTCGAACAAAGGATGGAGCAGGCGCAGCCGCTATCAACCTTCTTGTTCGAAACTCTCATGCCGCAGGTCGATTTGAGCAGCCCCGATGGGCGAGCCAAATTAAGTACCTTGGCGCTGCCTTTAATCAGCCAGGTGCCGGGAGAAACGCTGCGGCTTTATCTGCGCCAGCAGTTAGGTAACAAATTAGGCATCCTGGATGATAGTCAGCTAGATAAGCTGATGCCTAAACAGGCTGAAAACACGAATACCTACCAACCGCCCCAGCTAAAACGCACAACCATGCGTATACTTATAGGGCTACTGGTACAAAACCCGCAACTGGCTACACTTATTCCCTCACTACAGGGAGTTGAGCAGGCGAAACTGGCTGGATTACCGCTATTTATTGAGCTGGTAAATACCTGTTTGGCTCAGCCGGGGCTGACGACAGGCCAATTGCTGGAACAGTATCGTGATAATAAATTCAGTCAACAGCTTGAAACCTTGGCAACTTGGAACCACATGATTGCTGAGGAGATGGTCGAGCCGACCTTTGTCGATACGCTGGCGAGTCTGTATGACTCAATTTTGGAACAGCGTCAGGAAACATTGATTG carries:
- the dnaG gene encoding DNA primase; amino-acid sequence: MAGRIPRVFINDLLARTDIVDLIDARVKLKKQGKNYHACCPFHHEKTPSFTVNGEKQFYHCFGCGAHGNAVDFLMNYDRLEFVESIEELATMHGLEVPYEAGTGSTQIERHQRQSLYQLMDQLSAFYQQSLNSPSAKQARGYLEHRGLSEDIIHHFAIGFAPAGWDNALKRFGRDAESRTALNDAGMLVTNDTGRTYDRFRERVMFPIRDKRGRVIAFGGRILGDGVPKYLNSPETEIFHKGRQLYGLYEAQVIHPNPTRLLVVEGYMDVVALAQFGIDYAVASLGTSTTAEHIQLLFRATDQVICCYDGDRAGRDAAWRALETALPYLNDGRQLRFMFLPDGEDPDTLVRKEGKEAFEQRMEQAQPLSTFLFETLMPQVDLSSPDGRAKLSTLALPLISQVPGETLRLYLRQQLGNKLGILDDSQLDKLMPKQAENTNTYQPPQLKRTTMRILIGLLVQNPQLATLIPSLQGVEQAKLAGLPLFIELVNTCLAQPGLTTGQLLEQYRDNKFSQQLETLATWNHMIAEEMVEPTFVDTLASLYDSILEQRQETLIARDRTHGLNAEERKELWSLNLALAKKK